One genomic window of Mucilaginibacter sp. SJ includes the following:
- a CDS encoding glycosyltransferase family 2 protein — protein sequence MNKSLLPMTDTPLVSIVLCTYNGEKYLRQQLDTLITQTYENVEIIAVDDCSSDSTYRILQQYAALHPRIHVYKNDHNIGFAKNFEIAFGYSKGELIAFCDQDDLWHPEKIELQVNAIGDNQLIYHDSEFIDEHGKRFCYYNSEVVNESGSNYNYKMSDVYNFYKGNDPEVFLLQNCVSGHAIMARRDLLKHALPFNKEFYHDWWLSYVAVNIGTIDFIPKCLVKYRRHAESSTVKDRKAETKGQKLKQDIKWIAYCLKFKSNKNPKFVKRLHDLYSGYTSHFLSLRLWWLLKQNAHKLYYLSKRSEISQQRDVNRFIWGVRSRDFWYTHIKKKPEKVFNI from the coding sequence ATGAACAAAAGTTTACTACCTATGACAGACACCCCTCTTGTTTCTATTGTACTGTGCACATACAACGGAGAGAAGTACCTGCGTCAGCAATTGGACACGTTGATTACACAAACTTATGAAAACGTTGAAATTATAGCAGTTGATGACTGCTCTTCAGACAGCACATATCGTATTCTGCAGCAATATGCAGCCTTGCATCCCCGGATTCATGTTTATAAAAATGACCATAACATTGGATTCGCTAAAAACTTTGAAATAGCTTTTGGCTATTCAAAAGGCGAACTCATTGCTTTTTGTGATCAGGATGATTTATGGCACCCTGAAAAGATCGAATTACAGGTAAATGCAATAGGTGATAACCAGCTTATTTATCATGATTCGGAGTTTATTGATGAACATGGCAAACGTTTTTGTTATTATAACTCGGAAGTTGTTAATGAAAGCGGGAGTAATTACAACTACAAAATGTCGGATGTTTATAATTTTTATAAAGGCAACGATCCGGAAGTTTTCCTGCTGCAAAATTGTGTTTCCGGCCATGCAATTATGGCGCGACGTGATTTGCTGAAGCACGCCCTGCCTTTTAATAAAGAGTTTTATCACGATTGGTGGCTCAGTTACGTTGCTGTAAATATTGGTACTATAGATTTTATACCAAAGTGCCTGGTTAAGTATCGTCGCCATGCAGAAAGTAGCACCGTAAAGGATAGAAAGGCGGAAACTAAAGGTCAAAAGCTAAAACAGGATATCAAATGGATAGCTTATTGTTTAAAATTTAAGTCAAACAAGAACCCTAAATTTGTAAAAAGGCTGCATGATCTTTATAGCGGCTATACCAGCCATTTTTTGTCGCTGCGTTTATGGTGGCTTCTTAAACAAAATGCCCATAAACTATATTACTTAAGCAAGCGCAGTGAAATATCACAACAACGCGACGTAAACCGGTTTATCTGGGGTGTGAGGTCTCGCGATTTTTGGTATACGCATATCAAAAAGAAGCCGGAAAAAGTATTCAACATTTGA
- a CDS encoding Crp/Fnr family transcriptional regulator, producing the protein MMHPEFESYLRRSDLSEEAVRRVSDLAVERKLRRNELLFSAGEICRHKVFVVSGLLHTFNISAGGNQHILQFAPENSWTLDVESYDRQVPSQVSIGAVEPSTILCWQKKDFDMLLAEVPQLKKFAEGLIARNIHYSRKRILISLSATPEEKYEDFVHTFPDYLARLPLRMIAAYLGISIKTLTRIRHAQLQR; encoded by the coding sequence ATGATGCATCCGGAATTTGAATCATATCTGAGAAGGAGCGACCTGTCTGAAGAGGCGGTCCGCCGGGTCAGTGACCTGGCGGTGGAAAGAAAGTTGCGCCGTAACGAGCTCCTTTTTAGCGCAGGCGAAATTTGCCGGCACAAGGTATTTGTTGTGAGCGGGTTACTGCACACGTTTAATATTTCGGCTGGGGGCAATCAGCATATCCTGCAATTTGCACCGGAAAACAGCTGGACGCTTGATGTTGAAAGTTATGACCGGCAGGTGCCCTCACAAGTGAGCATAGGAGCAGTAGAACCCAGCACGATACTCTGCTGGCAAAAAAAAGATTTCGATATGTTACTGGCAGAGGTGCCGCAACTGAAAAAATTCGCCGAAGGCCTTATTGCCCGTAATATCCATTACAGCCGAAAGCGGATCCTGATTTCATTAAGCGCAACGCCCGAAGAAAAATATGAGGATTTTGTGCATACTTTCCCCGACTATCTGGCTCGTTTGCCCCTGCGCATGATTGCCGCTTATCTTGGCATCTCCATAAAAACCCTTACCCGCATCCGCCATGCGCAACTTCAGCGCTAA
- a CDS encoding DUF1501 domain-containing protein produces the protein MVSRRGFLKSGGLALLGVGLLGGIPGFLAEAAASEKILSPYKKKKALVCIFQRGAMDGLMAVTPFTDDYLKAARPNLFMSAAKSGTGNPLIDLDGRFGLHPAMKAFEPMFREKRLGIVHGIGSPNNTRSHFDAQDYMESGTPFNKGTSSGWLNRAVGLLGHDALTPFTAVSMTSAMPRSFYGDNPSVAISNLQDFAIQMRGNPAGANIAAKSFEDLYDQTASGLLKQTGKESFEAMKMLQKTDVKNYTPANGAVYPSSALGNSLKQIAQLIKMDVGLEVAFAESNGWDTHFNQGTENGIFARNVADLSNSIMALWTDLGTCQDDVTIMTMTEFGRTVRQNGTGGTDHGRASCNFVLGNDVSGGLVYGDVKPLAVENLEDGRDLAVTTDFRSVFSSVADKHLAINNDHILFPDWKGDRVNVMKG, from the coding sequence ATGGTATCAAGAAGAGGCTTTTTAAAATCGGGCGGACTGGCCCTTTTAGGTGTAGGGTTACTGGGCGGTATACCCGGTTTTTTAGCTGAGGCAGCCGCGAGCGAAAAAATCTTATCGCCCTATAAAAAGAAAAAAGCGTTGGTATGTATCTTTCAGCGGGGGGCTATGGATGGCCTGATGGCTGTTACCCCCTTTACCGACGATTATTTGAAAGCTGCCCGGCCAAACCTCTTCATGTCGGCTGCCAAAAGTGGTACAGGGAATCCGCTGATAGACCTGGACGGGCGTTTTGGTTTGCACCCTGCCATGAAGGCCTTTGAACCCATGTTTCGCGAAAAACGTTTGGGCATTGTTCACGGCATCGGTTCGCCCAATAATACCCGTTCGCATTTTGATGCGCAGGATTATATGGAATCGGGTACTCCATTTAATAAAGGCACCTCAAGCGGCTGGCTTAACCGGGCTGTGGGTTTGCTTGGGCATGATGCGCTTACACCATTTACGGCCGTGAGTATGACATCGGCCATGCCACGTTCTTTTTATGGCGACAACCCCTCGGTAGCCATCAGCAATTTGCAGGATTTTGCCATTCAAATGCGGGGCAATCCTGCCGGAGCCAATATCGCGGCCAAAAGTTTTGAAGACCTGTATGATCAAACCGCATCGGGCTTACTGAAACAAACCGGAAAGGAAAGTTTTGAGGCTATGAAAATGCTGCAGAAAACCGATGTTAAAAATTATACACCTGCCAATGGCGCTGTTTACCCCAGCTCGGCATTGGGCAATTCGCTGAAACAAATAGCCCAGCTCATTAAAATGGATGTGGGGCTGGAAGTTGCCTTTGCCGAATCAAACGGTTGGGATACCCACTTTAACCAGGGAACCGAAAACGGCATCTTCGCCCGTAATGTTGCCGACCTAAGCAACAGCATAATGGCCCTGTGGACCGACCTGGGCACCTGCCAGGACGATGTTACCATAATGACCATGACCGAGTTTGGCCGTACCGTACGTCAAAACGGGACTGGTGGTACCGATCATGGCCGTGCCTCATGTAACTTTGTTTTAGGTAATGATGTAAGCGGCGGGTTAGTGTATGGCGATGTAAAGCCGCTCGCCGTTGAAAACCTTGAAGATGGCCGCGACCTTGCGGTAACTACCGACTTTAGAAGTGTGTTCAGCTCAGTAGCTGATAAGCATCTTGCGATAAATAATGATCATATACTGTTTCCCGATTGGAAAGGGGATAGGGTGAATGTAATGAAGGGATAA
- a CDS encoding DUF1800 domain-containing protein: MKKAVKYWCGFVVLLCLFTVFTAFLPGYPIANLKFPYKQAGLTPEQAAAHLLSRFTYGATPGEVEEVSKIGPEKWFAQQLDTQLPDDSLNQRLNKYDALKLSNTEVVAQYPKGAQVLRMAVRDGIVNKDSVKTDRKAYRDQLQNYMQQNGLKPEQELLRQFINQKILRAAYSNNQLQEVMTSFWFNHFNVSIVKNDCSQYIPAYERDVIRPNALGKFSDLLLATAKSPAMLYYLDNFSSSGNKDNMEQGNRPIRRRLMQQMQGADTGRFANMPKLNKAKKAQGLNENYAREVMELHTLGVDGGYTQQDVTQAAKVLTGWSVYPMGTYGQAGQKLMNRIGDEKLQSRGFVHEGDFLFNPNKHDNGEKTVLGHHFAAGGGYEEGVQLLNMLAHQQATARFIAKKIAVRFVSDNPPQSLIDKMARTFMNKDGDIKQVLITMVNAPEFWSAAAVREKTKSPFELAIGSVRSLHADITQPYQLFNWINKMGEKMYYYQAPTGFPDKGQYWINTGALLNRMNFGLALASGRIPGVKVDLAALNNHHEPESAQAALVTYSKIIMPGRKLDETIKRLTPMLNDPKLMEKVGEASAKTPAATAVPVAASDEMMDQQAGLKGKRKNNFIAMQSTSGNNSMLAQVVGVIIGSPEYQRR; the protein is encoded by the coding sequence ATGAAAAAGGCTGTTAAGTACTGGTGTGGCTTTGTTGTGTTGTTGTGTTTGTTTACCGTATTTACTGCCTTTTTGCCGGGCTATCCTATTGCAAATTTAAAATTTCCTTATAAACAGGCGGGTTTAACACCCGAACAGGCCGCGGCTCATTTACTGAGCCGTTTTACTTATGGGGCAACCCCGGGCGAAGTAGAAGAAGTATCCAAAATCGGCCCTGAAAAGTGGTTTGCCCAACAGCTGGACACCCAACTCCCGGATGATTCCCTTAATCAACGCTTAAATAAATACGATGCCTTAAAACTGAGCAATACAGAAGTTGTTGCCCAATACCCCAAAGGCGCGCAGGTTTTGCGAATGGCTGTAAGGGATGGTATAGTTAACAAAGATTCGGTAAAAACAGATCGCAAAGCTTATCGCGATCAGCTACAAAACTACATGCAGCAAAATGGACTAAAGCCCGAGCAGGAGCTGTTACGCCAATTCATCAACCAAAAAATATTAAGAGCTGCTTACAGCAATAATCAATTACAGGAAGTAATGACCAGCTTCTGGTTCAATCATTTCAATGTATCTATAGTGAAAAATGACTGTTCGCAATATATCCCCGCTTATGAGCGCGATGTGATCCGTCCGAACGCGTTAGGGAAGTTTAGTGATCTGTTATTGGCCACTGCCAAATCGCCGGCCATGCTATATTACCTGGATAATTTTAGCAGTTCGGGGAATAAGGACAATATGGAGCAAGGTAACAGGCCGATCCGCCGCCGGCTGATGCAGCAAATGCAGGGTGCGGATACAGGTCGTTTTGCCAATATGCCCAAACTAAACAAAGCAAAAAAAGCACAGGGGCTTAATGAAAATTACGCCCGCGAGGTGATGGAACTGCATACCCTTGGCGTTGACGGCGGCTATACCCAGCAGGATGTTACCCAGGCGGCTAAAGTGCTTACCGGCTGGTCGGTTTATCCGATGGGTACTTACGGACAAGCAGGCCAAAAACTCATGAACCGTATTGGGGATGAAAAACTGCAAAGCCGCGGTTTTGTACATGAGGGCGATTTTCTGTTTAACCCTAACAAACATGATAATGGCGAAAAGACGGTATTAGGCCATCATTTTGCAGCCGGAGGCGGGTACGAGGAGGGCGTGCAACTGCTTAATATGCTGGCACATCAACAAGCTACGGCAAGGTTTATAGCAAAGAAAATAGCTGTGCGCTTTGTGAGCGATAACCCGCCGCAAAGCCTTATTGATAAAATGGCCCGCACCTTTATGAATAAAGATGGTGATATTAAACAGGTATTGATCACCATGGTTAATGCGCCTGAATTTTGGAGCGCCGCAGCCGTAAGGGAAAAAACAAAATCACCCTTTGAGCTGGCCATCGGCTCGGTGCGTTCATTGCATGCCGATATTACCCAGCCTTACCAATTATTTAACTGGATCAATAAAATGGGCGAAAAAATGTACTATTACCAGGCCCCTACCGGCTTCCCCGATAAAGGCCAATACTGGATCAATACCGGCGCGCTGCTTAACCGTATGAACTTCGGTTTGGCGCTGGCATCGGGCCGGATCCCGGGTGTAAAGGTTGATCTTGCAGCACTCAATAATCATCACGAGCCCGAAAGCGCCCAGGCCGCACTTGTCACCTATAGTAAAATCATTATGCCGGGCCGTAAGCTTGATGAAACTATTAAACGGCTTACACCTATGCTTAACGATCCCAAACTTATGGAAAAGGTTGGCGAAGCCAGTGCCAAAACTCCTGCAGCAACCGCGGTGCCGGTGGCTGCCAGTGATGAGATGATGGATCAGCAGGCGGGTTTAAAAGGCAAACGAAAGAATAATTTTATAGCGATGCAAAGCACCTCCGGCAATAATTCTATGCTGGCGCAGGTGGTTGGCGTTATCATTGGTTCACCCGAATATCAAAGGCGTTAA
- a CDS encoding alpha/beta fold hydrolase, protein MSKITVKDGTEIYYKDWGTGQPLVFHHGWPLSADDWDAQMFFFLEQGYRVIAHDRRGHGRSSQTATGNEMDTYAADVAELVEALDLKGAIHIGHSTGGGEVIHYAAKYGKGRIAKAVLISAVPPVMVQSESNPDGVPIAVFDGIRESTATQRNQFYQDLTIPFYGYNREGAKVSQGIRDNWWRQGMMGGIKAHYDCVKAFSETDFTEDLKSVDIPVLVLHGEDDQIVPFANSALKSIKHLKNGKLISYPGFPHGMPTTEAATINKDLLAFIKE, encoded by the coding sequence ATGAGTAAAATTACAGTAAAAGACGGAACCGAAATTTATTACAAGGACTGGGGAACCGGGCAACCGTTAGTTTTCCATCACGGCTGGCCTCTATCTGCCGATGACTGGGATGCCCAGATGTTCTTTTTTCTTGAACAAGGTTATAGGGTGATAGCCCATGACCGCCGCGGCCATGGACGTTCAAGCCAAACCGCCACAGGTAATGAAATGGATACCTATGCAGCTGACGTTGCCGAGCTTGTTGAGGCGCTTGACCTGAAGGGTGCAATCCACATCGGTCACTCTACGGGTGGTGGAGAGGTTATCCACTATGCTGCAAAATATGGAAAAGGACGTATCGCCAAAGCTGTGCTGATCAGCGCGGTTCCTCCGGTTATGGTTCAAAGCGAGAGCAATCCGGATGGTGTTCCGATTGCAGTATTTGACGGGATCCGCGAAAGCACGGCAACACAAAGGAACCAATTTTACCAGGATCTGACTATTCCGTTTTACGGCTACAATCGTGAAGGCGCTAAAGTTTCACAAGGCATCAGGGACAACTGGTGGCGCCAGGGTATGATGGGCGGTATAAAAGCACATTACGATTGTGTTAAAGCTTTTTCGGAAACAGATTTTACAGAGGACCTTAAAAGTGTAGATATTCCCGTACTTGTTTTACACGGGGAAGATGACCAGATAGTTCCGTTTGCAAACTCGGCGCTAAAATCTATAAAGCACCTGAAAAATGGTAAATTGATCTCTTATCCGGGTTTCCCGCATGGTATGCCTACTACCGAGGCTGCAACCATCAACAAAGATCTTTTAGCTTTTATTAAAGAATAA
- a CDS encoding glycosyltransferase family 92 protein translates to MHALKYFTKSKQNYKLTICAIIKDENAYLEEWINYYLLIGVEHFYLYDNESKISVKETLKKLKLSSYVTVRKIKGQGQQMNAYTDCVKRFGESTQWMAFVDMDEFIVPKTYPYNLSGFLEDYKEYGGLNVNWLIFGSSGHKKRTNKPQLESFVLRSETNFPKNRHTKCIIQPKFADKCDNPHYFFYKDEKFAVNENFEPVVGAFSDVSVDKIQINHYYCRSEEEYLEKISRGAGDMIRVRKMADFHEHNDDTNAVEDTTILEIVKVKTQDKLKMEPVE, encoded by the coding sequence ATGCATGCCCTAAAATATTTTACAAAATCAAAGCAGAACTACAAGCTCACTATTTGCGCCATCATAAAAGACGAAAATGCTTACCTTGAAGAATGGATAAATTATTACTTATTAATTGGAGTAGAACATTTTTATCTCTACGATAACGAGAGTAAAATTTCCGTTAAAGAGACGTTGAAGAAACTGAAGTTAAGCTCCTATGTAACTGTTAGAAAAATAAAAGGGCAGGGGCAACAGATGAATGCTTATACCGACTGTGTTAAAAGGTTTGGTGAATCCACCCAATGGATGGCATTTGTTGATATGGATGAATTTATTGTTCCCAAAACATATCCATACAATCTGTCCGGGTTTCTTGAAGATTATAAAGAATATGGCGGCCTAAATGTTAACTGGCTTATATTTGGTTCAAGCGGCCATAAAAAACGAACTAATAAACCACAATTGGAGAGCTTTGTATTACGATCGGAAACAAATTTCCCAAAAAACCGGCATACTAAATGTATCATTCAGCCAAAGTTTGCCGACAAATGTGATAACCCCCATTATTTTTTTTACAAGGACGAAAAGTTTGCGGTAAATGAAAACTTTGAGCCGGTGGTAGGTGCGTTTTCAGATGTGAGTGTAGATAAGATTCAAATAAATCATTATTACTGCCGGTCGGAAGAAGAATATCTGGAAAAAATTAGCCGGGGGGCCGGTGATATGATCAGGGTCAGAAAAATGGCTGATTTTCACGAGCATAATGATGACACAAACGCTGTAGAGGATACAACGATACTTGAGATAGTTAAAGTTAAAACACAGGATAAATTAAAAATGGAACCGGTGGAATAA
- a CDS encoding response regulator transcription factor, with amino-acid sequence MASNLLAKNKHTILYAVALALLLFLLKWLELKLIIVDNAYEIYMGAMAIFFTVLGIWLALKLTKPKTVVVEKQVYVNNGPEFIINQTEVEKLGLSKRELDVLQLMAEGLSNQEISERLFVSLNTIKTHSAKVFEKMEVKRRTQAVEMGKRLSIIP; translated from the coding sequence ATGGCTTCAAATTTATTGGCAAAAAACAAACATACCATACTATACGCGGTAGCACTCGCTCTGCTGTTGTTTTTGCTGAAATGGCTTGAACTTAAACTGATCATTGTTGATAATGCCTATGAAATTTACATGGGTGCAATGGCAATATTTTTTACCGTATTAGGAATTTGGCTGGCGCTTAAACTTACCAAACCCAAAACAGTTGTTGTAGAAAAACAGGTTTATGTAAATAACGGACCTGAATTTATCATTAACCAGACAGAAGTGGAAAAGCTTGGCCTCAGCAAACGCGAGCTTGATGTTTTGCAATTAATGGCCGAAGGGTTAAGTAACCAGGAAATTTCAGAGCGCTTATTTGTATCGTTGAATACCATCAAAACACATTCGGCAAAGGTGTTTGAAAAAATGGAAGTTAAACGCCGCACTCAGGCCGTAGAAATGGGGAAGCGGCTCAGCATTATTCCTTAA
- a CDS encoding DUF4199 domain-containing protein, with amino-acid sequence MKKNVFVFGSISGLIIAATGGISGALCYNNPNFQGNMWVGYGSMLLAFSLIFVAIKNYRDKYNEGIISFGKAFMIGLYIVLITSTVYVIVWLIEFYNFYPDFMTKYVAHVLREAKAHGATAAELKQQEASMAGYVNMYKSPLGVIVLTYMEILPVGLVIALIAALILKRKNASPQLATN; translated from the coding sequence ATGAAAAAGAATGTATTTGTTTTTGGATCAATCTCCGGCCTCATCATCGCCGCTACCGGGGGAATTTCGGGAGCCCTTTGCTATAACAACCCCAACTTTCAGGGCAACATGTGGGTGGGCTATGGCTCCATGTTGCTGGCGTTTTCGCTGATATTTGTAGCCATCAAAAATTACCGTGACAAATACAACGAAGGCATAATTAGTTTCGGCAAAGCTTTTATGATCGGCCTTTACATTGTGTTGATCACCTCAACAGTTTATGTGATTGTGTGGTTAATAGAGTTCTATAACTTTTACCCCGATTTTATGACCAAATACGTCGCCCATGTTTTAAGGGAAGCCAAAGCCCATGGTGCTACGGCTGCCGAACTTAAGCAACAGGAAGCAAGCATGGCCGGTTATGTTAATATGTACAAAAGCCCCCTCGGCGTAATCGTGCTTACTTATATGGAGATATTGCCCGTTGGCCTGGTGATTGCGCTGATAGCAGCTTTGATCCTGAAACGTAAGAATGCCAGCCCGCAATTGGCTACAAATTAA
- a CDS encoding winged helix-turn-helix domain-containing protein, translated as MNKTTKRLLGLGSLLLMTLLCVAFSFTGKDDFDMARQEILLRKIGHEVLLYSGDSTSRVMPVQKISENEYQLRFENEFSFQPDSLVKAISSALAKDNLANDYIVNVLNCEGNSVIFGYAIFKNKKDNIMPCSGRKQPKSCYVINLKFKSRGLNIPQKDYLIGGIPLLAFIGLVISMSGKGRKNTVINSPAPEHGFKMGNIIFNPARRQLQSAGMITELTLKESKLLLIFARSPNVIIERSRLQKEIWEDEGVIVGRSLDMFISKLRKKLEHDPAIKLVNIHGKGYKLEING; from the coding sequence ATGAATAAGACAACCAAACGCTTGCTGGGGCTTGGTTCCCTGCTGCTCATGACCCTTTTATGTGTGGCTTTCAGCTTTACCGGTAAGGATGACTTTGATATGGCCCGGCAGGAAATTCTGCTCCGGAAAATTGGACATGAGGTGCTATTATATTCGGGTGATAGTACGTCGAGGGTGATGCCGGTACAAAAGATTTCCGAAAATGAGTACCAGTTACGATTTGAGAATGAATTTTCTTTTCAGCCCGATTCGCTTGTGAAAGCAATTAGCAGTGCGCTGGCAAAGGACAACCTGGCTAACGACTATATCGTGAATGTTCTAAATTGTGAAGGGAACAGTGTGATATTTGGCTATGCTATCTTCAAAAATAAAAAAGACAACATAATGCCCTGCTCGGGGCGGAAACAGCCTAAAAGCTGTTACGTGATCAACCTCAAATTTAAAAGCCGGGGATTGAATATACCGCAAAAAGACTATTTGATTGGCGGGATACCCTTATTGGCATTTATCGGGCTTGTAATTTCAATGTCGGGTAAAGGCCGGAAAAATACAGTTATAAACAGCCCCGCCCCGGAGCATGGTTTTAAAATGGGTAATATTATATTTAACCCGGCCAGGCGGCAGCTGCAAAGTGCCGGAATGATAACCGAACTTACTTTAAAGGAAAGTAAACTGCTGCTCATCTTTGCCCGGTCGCCAAATGTGATTATTGAAAGGAGCAGGCTTCAAAAAGAGATTTGGGAAGACGAGGGAGTAATTGTTGGCCGGAGCCTTGACATGTTCATATCAAAACTGCGCAAAAAACTGGAGCATGATCCGGCTATTAAACTGGTGAATATACACGGCAAGGGATATAAGCTGGAAATTAACGGGTAA
- a CDS encoding YceI family protein: MLKKYAIILLLSMALLPAAAQQTYHLDIKKSKVLWDTRKTMGGHYGYLLFKSGSLEYTAAGEPKNGAFSLNMNTMRSTDHADAAGNKKVDEELKKEGFFATDRYPEATMVVKEITRVGQSTNFKVTGNLTIKGISNPIEFMATVIKKNDIISAKANTTIDRLKWKIDMQPKQEAWDFFSAVKNTVVTDEIAVSLNLTFTAD, translated from the coding sequence ATGTTAAAAAAATACGCAATTATCCTGTTGCTATCCATGGCCCTGCTCCCGGCCGCTGCACAGCAAACCTACCATTTAGATATTAAAAAAAGTAAAGTTTTATGGGATACACGCAAAACCATGGGTGGCCATTACGGCTATCTGCTTTTTAAATCGGGCAGCCTGGAGTATACGGCTGCCGGCGAACCTAAAAACGGTGCCTTTAGCCTGAATATGAACACCATGCGCAGTACTGATCATGCCGATGCGGCCGGGAATAAAAAGGTAGATGAAGAGTTGAAAAAAGAAGGCTTTTTTGCAACAGACCGATACCCGGAAGCAACCATGGTTGTTAAAGAAATTACACGCGTTGGCCAATCAACCAATTTTAAAGTGACCGGCAACCTTACCATAAAAGGGATCAGCAACCCCATCGAATTTATGGCAACTGTCATTAAAAAGAACGATATCATCAGCGCTAAGGCAAATACAACTATCGACCGCCTTAAATGGAAAATCGATATGCAGCCCAAACAGGAAGCATGGGATTTCTTTTCGGCCGTAAAAAACACAGTTGTTACCGATGAGATAGCCGTTTCATTGAATCTTACATTTACGGCTGATTAA
- a CDS encoding LytR/AlgR family response regulator transcription factor produces the protein MILKCIAIDDEPLALRLIGEYVSRFATLQLIRTFEDAISAAEFLKSTAVDLVFLDINMPDITGIDLARSLTVKPMIIFTTSYRNYAYEGFELEAIDFVEKPIEFERFTRAVEKALLFYQYKNRANEKPKDTDENLYVQSEYRVIKIDLNTIGYIESMENYIRIHLTNGKPVLTLMPLKEVLKKLPSAKFQRIHRSYIVSVGKIRSLQNRKVQLTGIELPVSDAYYEVIRGLVT, from the coding sequence ATGATATTAAAATGTATAGCCATTGATGATGAGCCTTTAGCGTTAAGGCTTATTGGTGAATATGTATCGCGGTTTGCAACCCTGCAACTCATCAGAACATTTGAAGACGCGATTTCAGCGGCCGAATTCTTGAAAAGCACAGCGGTCGACCTGGTTTTTTTGGATATCAATATGCCTGATATCACCGGCATTGACCTGGCAAGGTCGCTGACGGTAAAACCCATGATCATTTTTACTACTTCCTACCGGAACTATGCCTATGAAGGATTTGAGTTAGAGGCAATAGATTTTGTTGAAAAACCAATAGAATTTGAACGTTTTACCAGGGCGGTGGAAAAAGCGCTTTTGTTTTATCAATATAAGAACCGGGCAAACGAAAAACCGAAAGATACAGACGAAAACCTGTATGTGCAATCGGAATACCGGGTTATAAAAATTGATTTGAACACCATCGGGTATATTGAAAGCATGGAAAATTATATCCGGATTCATTTAACCAACGGCAAGCCTGTACTTACGCTGATGCCATTAAAAGAGGTATTGAAAAAGCTGCCTTCTGCAAAATTTCAGCGCATTCACCGCAGTTATATTGTTTCGGTAGGTAAAATAAGATCCTTACAGAATCGTAAAGTGCAATTAACAGGTATTGAATTGCCGGTGAGTGATGCTTATTATGAAGTTATCCGTGGTTTGGTTACTTAG
- a CDS encoding SDR family oxidoreductase → MRVFVTGASGFVGSAIVKELLGAGHRVLGLVRSDKGAEQLASTGAEVYSGDINDLKLIQQGAAACDAVIHTAFNHDFSQFKANCEADRKVIEALGNALAGTNKPLVITSGVGLLNYGRLVTEDDEPPAASDVIPRVASEEAAAAAAAKGVKAYTVRLPPSVHGEGDHGFVPMIINMAREKGESAYIAEGSNRWPAVHRSDAAVLYRLIIEKQPELRVFHAVAEEGIAFREIAEAIGQGLHLPVLSKTGDEAAAHFGWFLHFASLGCPSSSEKTRAALNWQPKATGLIEDMGAAGYFRQ, encoded by the coding sequence ATGCGTGTATTTGTAACCGGAGCCTCAGGGTTTGTAGGCTCAGCAATAGTAAAAGAACTTTTAGGGGCGGGCCATAGGGTACTTGGTCTTGTCCGTTCAGATAAAGGCGCTGAACAATTAGCATCAACTGGTGCTGAAGTATACTCTGGCGACATCAACGACCTGAAACTTATTCAACAAGGCGCTGCCGCTTGCGATGCTGTAATCCATACGGCCTTTAATCATGATTTTTCACAGTTTAAGGCCAATTGTGAGGCCGACCGAAAGGTGATCGAAGCCCTGGGCAATGCATTGGCCGGAACAAACAAACCTTTAGTTATTACCTCCGGAGTAGGGCTTTTGAATTATGGCCGGCTGGTTACCGAAGATGATGAACCGCCTGCAGCATCAGATGTTATTCCGCGCGTAGCTTCAGAAGAGGCCGCTGCGGCTGCGGCCGCAAAAGGTGTAAAAGCTTATACGGTGCGCCTGCCGCCGAGTGTGCATGGTGAGGGCGACCATGGTTTTGTACCGATGATCATTAACATGGCCCGGGAAAAAGGAGAATCGGCCTATATAGCTGAAGGGAGCAATCGCTGGCCTGCCGTTCACCGTTCAGATGCCGCGGTTCTATATCGCCTGATCATAGAAAAGCAACCTGAGCTTCGTGTGTTTCACGCGGTAGCCGAAGAAGGTATCGCCTTTCGCGAAATTGCCGAAGCAATTGGTCAGGGTTTGCATTTGCCTGTACTGAGCAAAACAGGTGATGAAGCGGCGGCACATTTTGGCTGGTTTTTGCATTTTGCGTCATTGGGTTGCCCTTCATCCAGCGAAAAAACACGTGCGGCCTTAAATTGGCAGCCTAAAGCTACCGGGTTAATTGAAGATATGGGAGCCGCTGGTTATTTCCGGCAATAA